Proteins encoded within one genomic window of Oncorhynchus nerka isolate Pitt River linkage group LG9b, Oner_Uvic_2.0, whole genome shotgun sequence:
- the LOC115114642 gene encoding peroxiredoxin, protein MAAGKARIGHLAPGFTAKAVMPDGQFKDISMSDYRGKYVVFFFYPLDFTFVCPTEIIAFSDAAEEFRKIGCEVIGASVDSHFCHLAWTNTPRKQGGLGAMKIPLVADTLRSISTDYGVLKEDEGIAYRGLFIIDDKGVLRQITINDLPVGRSVDETLRLVQAFQFTDKHGEVCPAGWKPGSDTIKPDVQKSKDFFSKQQ, encoded by the exons ATGGCTGCAGGTAAAGCACGCATCGGGCATCTGGCCCCTGGCTTCACGGCCAAAGCAGTGATGCCAGACGGCCAGTTCAAAGACATCAGCATGTCTGATTACAGAG gGAAGTATGTGGTGTTCTTCTTCTACCCGCTGGACTTCACCTTTGTGTGCCCCACTGAGATCATCGCCTTCAGTGACGCTGCCGAGGAGTTTAGGAAGATCGGTTGTGAGGTCATTGGTGCCTCTGTCGATTCCCACTTCTGCCATCTTGCTTG gaccaaCACACCTCGTAAGCAGGGTGGTCTGGGTGCCATGAAGATTCCTCTGGTAGCCGACACACTGCGTTCCATCTCCACGGACTACGGGGTGTTGAAGGAGGATGAGGGCATCGCCTACAG GGGCCTCTTCATCATTGACGACAAGGGCGTCTTGAGGCAGATCACCATCAACGATCTGCCGGTGGGCCGCTCCGTTGACGAGACCCTGCGTCTGGTGCAGGCCTTTCAGTTCACTGACAAACACGGAGAAG TCTGTCCTGCCGGCTGGAAACCAGGAAGTGACACCATCAAGCCCGACGTGCAGAAGAGCAAAGACTTCTTCTCCAAGCAGCAGTAA
- the zte38 gene encoding zebrafish testis-expressed 38 encodes MAAGKMCSRPKKQETAEWTSLFQNELKTEEKSLVFVKRMMALAVSSITYLRGIFPEDAYRSRYLEDLCIKVLREDCTTPGVCKIVKWLMGCFDALERGYLQVVFIGVCTNPDNPNCIIESYQFKFTYTDKGPQMDILRNQNVEMQITMEDTKKASVLLIRKLFLLMQNLDVLPNDVCLTMKLYYFDDITPADYEPPGFKEGVNDNLWFEGMAVHFRVGEVHTPFHALKVRVAAEQGRVEKLQEGNYLKESQVSTATQRTLPGLAPTGAQDPDNERYKEDDFPLKMSAQFKKPKKPVAKSKGAANKLAKKKGRKEQ; translated from the exons ATGGCAGCTGGAAAGATGTGTAGTAGGCCAAAaaaacaggagacagcagag TGGACCAGTTTATTTCAAAACGAACTGAAAACTGAAGAAAAGTCCCTGGTCTTTGTGAAGCGAATGATGGCCCTCGCCGTTTCTTCCATCACATATCTCAGAGGAATATTCCCTGAGGACGCCTACAGATCTCGATATCTAGAAG ATTTATGCATCAAAGTTTTACGAGAAGACTGCACAACACCTGGTGTCTGCAAAATTGTAAAGTG GCTGATGGGGTGCTTCGACGCATTAGAGAGAGGATAT CTTCAGGTTGTGTTCATTGGG GTCTGCACCAATCCAGATAATCCCAAT TGCATCATCGAGTCATACCAGTTCAAGTTCACATACACAGACAAAGGACCACAGATGGACATTCTGAG AAACCAGAATGTGGAGATGCAGATCACGATGGAGGATACCAAGAAGGCCTCTGTCCTCTTGATCAGGAAGCTGTTTCTCCTCATGCAGAACTTGGACGTGCTCCCCAATGATGTCTGCCTCACCATGAAGCTCTACTACTTTGACGACA tcACCCCTGCTGACTATGAGCCTCCAGGTTTCAAGGAGGGGGTGAACGACAACCTGTGGTTCGAGGGCATGGCGGTGCACTTCAGAGTGGGTGAGGTGCACACCCCTTTCCACGCCCTGAAGGTGAGGGTGGCGGCGGAGCAGGGCCGTGTGGAGAAGCTGCAAGAGGGGAACTACCTGAAGGAGAGTCAGGTCTCCACGGCTACGCAGAGGACTCTGCCAGGGCTGGCGCCAACCGGTGCACAG GATCCTGACAATGAGAGATACAAAGAAGATGACTTTCCTCTGAAGATG TCTGCACAGTTCAAGAAACCCAAGAAACCTGTGGCAAAG AGTAAAGGTGCTGCCAATAAACTGGCAAAGAAAAAAGGAAGAAAAGAGCAATAA
- the aldh9a1b gene encoding 4-trimethylaminobutyraldehyde dehydrogenase B codes for MLQKLVLFRFLRPAAIRSAALRCASSATVDVKVPLNFWCGDRVKIKDVSTTEPVYEPATGRVLCELELCGSVEVNQAVQAAQSAYQAWSRMSGMERAHIMIEAARIIENRREDIAEIEVVNNGKSITEARMDVDSARLCIEYYAGVASTLAGQHIQLPGGSFAYTRREPLGVCVGIGAWNYPFQIAAWKSAPALACGNSMVFKPSPVTPVTAVMLAEIYAKAGAPEGLFNIVQGGQETGNLLCHHPDVAKVSFTGSVPTGKKIMEMCSKGVKQVTLELGGKSPLLIFEDSDLGNAVKGALMANFLSQGQVCSNGTRVFVQRQMLPEFLEEVVRRTKDIEIGDPLLESTRMGALVSRPHLDRVLGYVEQARKEGAKVLCGGEPFVPLDPKLRGGYYMTPCVLGDCTDDMTCVKEEIFGPVMSVLSFETEEEALLRANNSALGLAAGVFTSDVKRAHRVVEHLKAGSCFINNYNITPVEVPFGGFKMSGIGRENGQVTVEHYTQMKTVFVEMGDVDSLF; via the exons ATGCTTCAAAAGCTTGTTTTGTTCCGGTTTCTCCGACCTGCTGCTATACGCTCTGCAGCTCTACGTTGTGCCTCATCGGCGACCGTGGACGTCAAAGTCCCGCTGAACTTCTGGTGCGGAGACAGAGTAAAGATCAAGGATGTGTCAACCACTGAGCCTGTTTACGAACCTGCAACTG GTCGGGTCCTGTGTGAGCTAGAGCTCTGTGGGTCTGTGGAGGTGAACCAGGCAGTGCAGGCAGCCCAGTCTGCCTACCAGGCCTGGAGCCGGATGTCAGGGATGGAGAGGGCACACATCATGATAGAAGCTGCCCGTATCATTGAG aacaggagagaggacattGCGGAGATCGAGGTGGTGAACAACGGGAAGTCCATCACAGAAGCCCGAATGGACGTGGACTCTGCCAGACTGTGTATAGAGTATTACGCTGGAGTGGCCAGCACTCTGGCAG GCCAGCATATCCAGCTACCCGGAGGCTCCTTTGCCTACACACGGCGGGAGCCTCTAGGCGTCTGTGTGGGGATCGGTGCATGGAACTACCCCTTTCAGATAGCAGCCTGGAAGTCGGCCCCAGCCCTGGCCTGTG GCAACTCCATGGTGTTCAAGCCTTCACCTGTGACTCCAGTGACGGCGGTGATGCTGGCGGAGATTTATGCCAAGGCCGGGGCCCCAGAAGGGCTGTTCAACATAGTTCAGGGTGGGCAGGAGACAGGCAACCTGCTCTGCCACCACCCGGACGTGGCTAAGGTCTCCTTCACCGGCAGTGTGCCCACAGGCAAGAAG ATTATGGAGATGTGCTCCAAGGGGGTAAAGCAAGTGACTCTGGAACTTGGTGGGAAGTCTCCTCTGCTCATCTTTGAGGACAGTGACCTGGGGAATGCAGTGAAGGGGGCTCTCATGGCCAACTTCCTATCCCAGGGCCAG GTTTGCAGCAATGGGACCCGGGTGTTTGTTCAGAGGCAGATGTTGCCTGAGTTCCTGGAGGAGGTTGTGAGGAGGACCAAGGACATTGAGATAGGGGACCCACTACTGGAGAGCACTCGTATGGGAGCACTGGTCAGCCGGCCACACCTTGACAGAGTCCTGGGATACGTCGAACAGGCCAGGAAAGAG GGTGCCAAGGTGTTGTGTGGAGGGGAACCCTTCGTTCCTTTAGATCCCAAACTCAGAGGTGGATACTACATGACACCATGTGTATTGG GCGACTGCACGGACGACATGACATGTGTGAAGGAGGAGATCTTTGGGCCTGTGATGTCTGTGTTGTCCTTTGAAACAGAGGAGGAAGCTTTGCTGAGGGCCAACAACTCCGCCCTGGGCCTGGCTGCGGGGGTCTTCACCAG TGACGTCAAGCGAGCACACCGTGTAGTGGAACACCTGAAGGCTGGATCCTGCTTCATCAACAACTATAACATCACCCCTGTGGAGGTGCCCTTCGGAGGGTTCAAGATGTCAG GCATCGGGAGAGAGAACGGTCAGGTGACTGTAGAGCACTACACACAAATgaagactgtgtttgtggagatGGGGGACGTTGACAGTCTCTTTTAA